A genomic region of Rhodohalobacter sp. SW132 contains the following coding sequences:
- a CDS encoding ferric reductase-like transmembrane domain-containing protein, which produces MKNKLGSWICWGAVFTVIPLWLISFPETTIRHNLKPFYVYGSQVAALAGFALFALTFVLSARFKWLEDYFGGLDKMYHVHHTMGKAALLLLLIHPIMLALRWIPEDTGRLLWYLFPVHRQFEINIGSWALWGLILLMIFTLVIRLPYDKWKISHKLMGIFFILGVAHIYYLDLSFSSNPALMIYLSAFSIAGIAAWVYKSILFDFVVTKYRFQVVKVDRLNDKVIEIVLKPMDEVLSFIPGQFYFFSFRLSGISRESHPYTVCDMTKDGEITIMVKSLGDYTKQLYSELKTGATALLEGPYGRFDYRRGIRNQVWIGGGVGIAPFISWANDLKRKNRTDLNINLYYCVNTEKEATHLHIFKELEIQMESFRVNLIRADVEGFFVPGDIHGISDKDVYICGPKEMRKSLLPELTKLGVPKKSIHFEDFDFS; this is translated from the coding sequence ATGAAAAATAAACTTGGTTCATGGATCTGTTGGGGAGCTGTATTTACAGTCATCCCCCTTTGGTTGATCTCTTTTCCTGAAACAACCATACGACATAATCTGAAACCTTTCTATGTTTACGGAAGTCAGGTTGCGGCATTAGCCGGATTTGCACTCTTCGCTCTGACTTTCGTGTTGTCAGCACGATTTAAATGGCTGGAGGATTACTTTGGTGGGCTCGATAAGATGTATCATGTACATCACACGATGGGTAAAGCCGCCTTGTTGCTCCTCTTAATACATCCCATAATGCTGGCTTTACGTTGGATACCCGAGGATACCGGGCGGTTATTATGGTACCTTTTTCCCGTTCACAGGCAGTTTGAAATCAACATTGGCAGCTGGGCATTGTGGGGTCTTATTCTATTGATGATTTTCACACTCGTGATTCGTCTCCCATACGATAAATGGAAAATATCACACAAGTTGATGGGGATCTTTTTTATTCTTGGGGTGGCACATATCTATTACCTTGACCTTTCATTTAGTAGCAATCCCGCATTGATGATCTACCTTTCGGCTTTTTCTATAGCAGGCATAGCAGCATGGGTCTATAAGTCGATACTTTTTGATTTCGTTGTGACAAAATATCGTTTCCAGGTGGTTAAAGTCGACCGCCTGAACGACAAAGTAATTGAGATCGTGTTAAAACCGATGGATGAAGTACTTAGCTTTATACCGGGTCAGTTCTATTTTTTTAGTTTTCGTTTATCAGGTATTTCTCGTGAATCACATCCTTATACGGTCTGCGATATGACAAAAGATGGTGAAATAACCATAATGGTGAAATCACTGGGCGATTACACAAAACAGCTTTACAGTGAATTGAAAACCGGCGCAACAGCTCTGCTGGAAGGCCCTTACGGACGATTTGATTATCGCCGTGGAATACGGAACCAGGTTTGGATTGGCGGTGGTGTGGGTATTGCTCCTTTTATAAGCTGGGCCAATGATCTGAAACGAAAGAATAGAACTGATTTAAATATCAATCTTTATTACTGTGTTAATACCGAAAAAGAAGCGACTCATCTTCATATTTTCAAGGAATTGGAAATTCAGATGGAATCTTTCAGAGTGAATCTGATCAGAGCTGATGTTGAAGGATTTTTTGTTCCCGGGGATATCCACGGCATCAGTGATAAGGATGTTTATATTTGCGGCCCTAAGGAGATGCGAAAATCTTTGTTGCCGGAATTAACAAAACTGGGTGTACCAAAAAAATCCATTCATTTTGAGGATTTCGATTTTTCCTGA
- a CDS encoding serine hydrolase, translating to MKKLKDIHLAAFFLLLVMIISCDFNNHETSLSEDDFREQLDQSIPIWMDRYEVPGVSIALINNGEISWSDAYGFADLGKQIRMTAETVCRVESISKSVTARGVMKLVEMEKIGLDDPVYIHLKSWEFPESEYDIERVTIRHLLCHSSGLSLGTIGLEYAPDEEKPSLRESLSREVRFEREPGSKFNYSNVGFHLLELLIEDVTGKDFSEFMEEEILIPLEMVHASFEWSEDFITPVPNGHNLKGEPIQVYVYSEKGAGGLFASAVDIARFVETGMVNEFYSGENILSEDSIRELNSTVIEVSDIYALVSEHYGLGHFIETLPNGQRAVFSGGQGNGWMTHFHLVPETGDGIVILTNSSRSWPLISHILSDWAEWNGFGSVGMGIITKAITGLWMLIGLILAVSLWQMIRIIGDSMQGKRKFDVQIKNYSGVQFVQLGLFLILISVLIWSLTREYLIITSVFPGASGWFLSAILIFAVVMLISALITRVDNTLPKT from the coding sequence ATGAAAAAACTTAAAGACATTCATTTAGCTGCTTTCTTTTTACTTTTAGTAATGATAATAAGCTGTGATTTTAATAATCATGAGACGTCTCTTTCAGAAGATGATTTCAGGGAACAGCTGGATCAAAGTATTCCCATCTGGATGGATAGGTATGAAGTTCCCGGTGTATCCATCGCCCTGATAAATAATGGAGAGATAAGCTGGTCTGATGCATATGGTTTTGCAGATCTTGGAAAACAAATTCGTATGACTGCAGAAACGGTATGCCGAGTGGAATCGATCTCTAAATCAGTGACTGCCCGGGGTGTGATGAAGCTTGTGGAAATGGAAAAAATCGGATTGGATGACCCGGTTTATATACACCTTAAAAGCTGGGAGTTTCCTGAATCCGAATATGACATTGAAAGAGTTACAATCCGGCACCTGCTCTGCCACAGTTCAGGACTTTCTTTGGGAACAATCGGACTGGAATATGCACCGGATGAAGAAAAACCATCATTAAGAGAAAGCCTCTCCAGAGAAGTTCGTTTTGAACGTGAGCCCGGCAGCAAATTCAACTATTCAAATGTTGGCTTTCATCTTCTGGAACTGCTTATTGAAGATGTTACGGGAAAGGATTTCTCAGAATTTATGGAGGAAGAAATTTTGATTCCTCTGGAGATGGTACATGCAAGTTTCGAATGGAGCGAGGATTTCATCACACCTGTACCCAATGGTCACAACCTTAAAGGTGAACCGATTCAGGTCTACGTCTATTCGGAAAAAGGAGCCGGCGGACTTTTTGCCAGTGCAGTAGATATCGCCCGCTTTGTGGAAACAGGTATGGTAAATGAATTTTATTCAGGTGAGAACATACTGTCGGAAGATAGCATCAGAGAACTCAATTCTACGGTGATTGAAGTTTCAGATATCTACGCGCTTGTTTCGGAACATTATGGGCTTGGACATTTTATCGAAACACTGCCCAATGGTCAGAGAGCCGTTTTCAGCGGCGGGCAGGGAAATGGATGGATGACTCATTTCCATCTCGTTCCGGAAACCGGAGACGGCATCGTAATCCTGACAAACAGTTCAAGAAGCTGGCCGCTGATATCACACATCCTGAGTGACTGGGCGGAATGGAATGGTTTTGGTTCTGTGGGGATGGGGATTATTACAAAAGCGATTACAGGTCTTTGGATGCTGATTGGGTTGATTCTGGCTGTTTCACTTTGGCAGATGATCAGGATTATTGGGGATTCAATGCAAGGAAAGCGAAAGTTTGATGTACAGATTAAGAATTATTCTGGAGTTCAATTCGTACAACTTGGTCTATTTTTAATTTTAATTTCTGTTTTAATCTGGAGTCTTACTCGTGAGTACCTGATAATTACATCAGTCTTTCCGGGAGCATCAGGATGGTTTTTGTCAGCTATATTAATTTTTGCTGTGGTGATGTTGATATCAGCTTTGATCACCAGGGTCGACAATACCCTGCCAAAGACTTAA